A portion of the Stigmatella aurantiaca DW4/3-1 genome contains these proteins:
- a CDS encoding DUF5995 family protein — translation MADIFIAASARDTALETPEERIQQRCPRTTSETLACMRQQLEHFYLCKDSRAIFLRAYYLMTTEVRAAIHGEGDYTLPIFFDGKWVDEVVARFSGLYFSSLAAPACEAWKRAHALAGEEHSSVIENLMLGINAHINYDLAFGVHALLREGGEYLDPERLARRRFDHDQINNVLMRCLPKIQAVLVREFGGGIRIFSDLFGKLDELVSFTGLRAYRDRVWHNVLALLSARTLEERQKVEKRLDWESLQIAEVISQGSALNRVVWRVDGHLRSWRYETPLLEERAGGIHALRATHHRLQRPF, via the coding sequence ATGGCAGACATCTTTATCGCCGCCAGCGCACGGGACACCGCCCTGGAGACCCCCGAAGAACGCATTCAGCAGCGGTGCCCCCGCACCACCAGCGAGACCTTGGCGTGCATGCGCCAGCAGCTCGAGCACTTCTACCTCTGCAAGGACAGCCGGGCGATCTTCCTGCGCGCCTACTACCTCATGACCACGGAGGTGCGCGCGGCCATCCACGGCGAGGGCGACTACACGCTTCCCATCTTCTTCGATGGGAAGTGGGTGGATGAAGTCGTGGCCCGGTTCAGCGGGCTCTACTTTTCTTCCCTGGCGGCCCCTGCCTGCGAGGCCTGGAAGCGAGCCCACGCCCTGGCGGGCGAGGAGCATTCGAGCGTCATCGAGAACCTGATGCTCGGCATCAACGCGCACATCAACTACGACCTGGCCTTCGGCGTTCACGCGCTCCTGCGCGAGGGGGGAGAGTACCTGGACCCCGAGCGGTTGGCCCGCAGGAGGTTCGACCACGATCAGATCAACAACGTCCTCATGCGCTGCCTTCCAAAGATCCAAGCAGTCCTGGTCAGGGAGTTCGGGGGAGGGATCCGGATCTTCAGCGATCTGTTCGGCAAGCTGGATGAGCTCGTCTCCTTCACGGGGCTCCGGGCCTACCGGGACCGGGTCTGGCACAACGTCCTGGCCCTCCTGTCGGCACGCACCCTGGAGGAGCGCCAGAAGGTGGAGAAGCGTCTGGACTGGGAGTCTCTCCAGATCGCCGAGGTCATCTCCCAAGGCAGCGCCCTGAACCGCGTGGTCTGGCGTGTCGATGGCCACCTGAGGTCCTGGCGGTACGAGACCCCGCTGCTGGAGGAACGCGCTGGGGGCATCCACGCCCTGCGCGCCACGCACCACCGCTTGCAGCGGCCCTTCTGA
- the mutS gene encoding DNA mismatch repair protein MutS: MGVTQAKTIKDVATGAVTVANPEGMEGGTEPAGGRDLASLTPMMRQYLETKALNPDALLFFRLGDFYELFFEDAVKASELLQITLTARSKTGDRIPMCGVPYHSARRYIGRLIEQGLKVAICDQMEAPGNGPGIVRREVTRIITPGMVLDDEVLEPRASNFLAAVHWGEKGFGAALLEASTGEFFTVEVPSAQELVEALSRVEPRELLVPEGLTDAPEVAFLTSRLPRTPAVAGLEKAAFEPHRATVYLRMHFAVASLEAFGLSDAPLATGAAGAALRYLKDTQKTAAPHVDRLSRMERAGHMLMDESSRANLEVLKTLRDGGRKGSLLGVLDRTATCMGARKLARWLATPLCALPEIHARLDAVEELAQRSVWREELTTLLKEVADLERLCGRLSLGAGNARDLRALGMSLALLPKLATALGRCSAPLLRALSGPLGALPELADLLLRAVVDEPPLVIKEGGLIRQGFHSELDEIVALSTSGKDKLLEIEARERKRTGISSLKVRYNKVFGYYLEVTRSNLELVPKDYIRKQTTVGAERFITPELKEFEEKVLTAEERRCALELRLFEELRAQVVAAAPRIRSAAEAVATCDALLSFARCSAEYGYTRPVVDESEVFSLTGGRHPVVERVLAAGEAFVPNDVRLDPNDAQLLVITGPNMAGKSTVMRQVALTVLMAQAGCFVPARAAHIGLCDRIFTRVGAADNLARGQSTFMVEMTETSHILHHATRRSLVILDEIGRGTSTFDGLSIAWAVAEHLHDKVGARTLFATHYHELVDLAREKPRVKNLCVAVKEQGGKVLFLRKLVPGGANRSYGIEVARLAGLPQEVVGRARDILQNLESGELDDAGRPRVAARRGARTSAGQLGLFPGASPSATPAPPAVPPAHLKVLEALRDTALDITTPLEALNLLARLQKELK; the protein is encoded by the coding sequence ATGGGCGTGACGCAGGCGAAGACAATCAAGGATGTGGCGACAGGGGCCGTGACCGTGGCCAACCCGGAGGGTATGGAGGGTGGCACCGAGCCTGCCGGGGGACGGGACCTTGCCTCCCTGACCCCCATGATGCGGCAGTACCTGGAGACCAAGGCGCTCAACCCCGACGCCTTGCTCTTCTTCCGCCTGGGGGACTTCTACGAGCTGTTCTTCGAGGACGCCGTGAAGGCCTCGGAGCTGTTGCAGATCACCCTCACCGCGCGCTCCAAGACCGGCGATCGCATCCCCATGTGTGGGGTGCCCTACCACTCGGCGCGGCGCTACATCGGCCGGCTCATCGAGCAGGGGCTCAAGGTGGCCATCTGCGACCAGATGGAGGCACCGGGCAACGGGCCCGGCATCGTCCGGCGCGAGGTGACGCGCATCATCACCCCCGGCATGGTGCTGGATGACGAGGTGCTGGAGCCCCGGGCCAGCAACTTCCTGGCCGCCGTGCACTGGGGCGAGAAGGGCTTCGGGGCCGCGCTGCTCGAGGCCTCCACCGGCGAGTTCTTCACCGTGGAGGTTCCCAGCGCGCAAGAGCTCGTGGAGGCCCTGTCCCGCGTGGAGCCCCGGGAGCTTCTGGTGCCCGAGGGGCTCACCGACGCACCCGAGGTGGCCTTCCTCACCTCGCGGCTGCCGCGCACCCCCGCCGTGGCGGGGCTGGAGAAGGCCGCCTTCGAGCCCCACCGGGCCACCGTCTATCTGCGCATGCACTTCGCGGTGGCCTCGTTGGAGGCCTTCGGGTTGAGCGATGCGCCGCTGGCCACCGGCGCGGCGGGCGCCGCCCTGCGCTACCTCAAGGACACCCAGAAGACCGCCGCCCCGCACGTGGACCGGCTCAGCCGCATGGAGCGCGCCGGGCACATGCTCATGGACGAGTCCTCCCGGGCCAACCTGGAGGTGCTCAAGACGCTGCGCGATGGGGGGCGCAAGGGCAGCCTGCTGGGCGTGCTCGACCGGACCGCCACCTGCATGGGGGCCCGGAAGCTGGCGCGATGGCTGGCCACCCCTTTGTGCGCCCTGCCGGAGATTCACGCTCGCCTGGATGCCGTGGAGGAGTTGGCTCAGCGCAGCGTGTGGCGCGAGGAGCTGACCACCCTCCTCAAGGAGGTGGCCGACCTGGAGCGGCTGTGCGGCCGGCTCTCCCTGGGGGCGGGCAATGCCCGGGACCTGCGGGCCCTGGGGATGTCGCTGGCGCTCCTGCCCAAGCTCGCCACCGCGCTGGGACGGTGCTCGGCCCCGCTGCTCCGGGCGCTCTCCGGGCCCCTGGGGGCCCTGCCCGAATTGGCGGATCTGCTGCTGCGCGCGGTCGTGGACGAGCCGCCCCTGGTCATCAAGGAAGGCGGCCTCATCCGGCAGGGCTTCCATTCCGAGCTGGATGAGATCGTCGCCTTGTCCACCTCGGGCAAGGACAAGCTGCTGGAGATCGAGGCCCGCGAGCGCAAGCGCACCGGCATCTCCTCGCTGAAGGTCCGCTACAACAAAGTCTTCGGCTACTACTTGGAGGTGACGCGCTCCAACCTGGAGCTCGTCCCCAAGGATTACATCCGCAAGCAGACCACGGTGGGCGCCGAGCGCTTCATCACCCCCGAGCTCAAGGAGTTCGAGGAGAAGGTGCTCACCGCGGAGGAGCGGCGGTGCGCGCTGGAACTGCGCCTCTTCGAGGAGCTGCGGGCCCAGGTGGTCGCCGCGGCCCCGCGCATCCGCTCGGCGGCGGAGGCGGTGGCCACGTGTGATGCGCTGCTGTCCTTCGCGCGGTGCTCGGCGGAGTACGGCTACACGCGGCCGGTGGTGGATGAGTCGGAAGTCTTCTCGCTCACCGGCGGGCGCCACCCCGTGGTGGAGCGGGTGCTCGCCGCGGGCGAGGCCTTCGTCCCCAACGACGTGCGGTTGGATCCCAATGACGCGCAGTTGCTCGTCATCACCGGCCCCAACATGGCCGGCAAGAGCACGGTGATGCGGCAGGTGGCCCTCACGGTGCTGATGGCCCAGGCGGGCTGCTTTGTCCCGGCCCGCGCCGCGCACATTGGCCTGTGTGACCGGATCTTCACGCGGGTGGGGGCGGCCGACAACCTGGCGCGCGGCCAGTCCACCTTCATGGTGGAGATGACGGAGACGAGCCACATCCTCCACCACGCCACGCGCCGCAGCCTCGTCATCCTGGATGAGATTGGCCGGGGGACCTCGACCTTCGATGGGCTCTCCATCGCCTGGGCGGTGGCCGAGCACCTGCACGACAAGGTGGGCGCGCGGACGCTGTTCGCCACGCACTACCACGAGCTGGTGGATCTCGCGCGCGAGAAGCCCCGGGTGAAGAACCTGTGCGTCGCCGTGAAGGAGCAAGGCGGCAAGGTGCTCTTCCTGCGCAAGCTGGTGCCGGGCGGGGCCAATCGCTCGTATGGCATCGAGGTGGCGCGGCTGGCGGGGCTTCCCCAGGAGGTGGTGGGCCGTGCGCGGGACATCCTCCAGAACCTGGAGTCCGGGGAGTTGGATGACGCGGGAAGGCCCCGGGTGGCGGCCCGCCGGGGCGCCCGGACCTCGGCGGGACAGCTGGGGCTCTTTCCGGGTGCCTCCCCATCCGCCACTCCGGCGCCACCGGCGGTCCCTCCCGCCCACCTGAAGGTGCTGGAGGCCCTGCGCGATACCGCGCTGGACATCACCACCCCGCTGGAGGCCCTGAACCTGCTGGCCCGGCTCCAGAAGGAGTTGAAGTAG
- the nhaA gene encoding Na+/H+ antiporter NhaA, which yields MEPRPPPPVPALFQVALAPLQAFFRLEASSGILLALCAVAALVWANSPWAPLYTALFDAPLALEIAGFRGAFTFREFVNDGWMTLFFFLVGMEIKRELSAGELRTPARALLPLIAALGGMVVPALLYMAFNAGTPAAGGWAIPMATDIAFSIGCLTLLKGRVSHPLVVFLTALAIFDDIGGILVIAFFYGTGVHAEGLVAAGGVALLLGVCNRFYVRNGLVYAVLGAALWYTMHHGGVHATLSGVVLGMFIPARPTRPGREVLRELATYVTRCVEAPEDESVRGAQLLAIEEQLEDIEPPLNRFVHLWHGYVGYAIIPLFALANSGISLAGMSLADLGRPLPLGIIVGLFVGKQLGIFLFTWGAVKAKVSPMPGGAPLSQLHGVAVVAGIGFTVALFVANLAFAGKEALLTEAKLGILLGSLLSAVVGYGLLRFGRRGPPAPTVS from the coding sequence ATGGAACCCCGTCCCCCCCCCCCCGTCCCCGCCCTCTTCCAGGTGGCCCTCGCGCCGCTCCAGGCCTTCTTCCGGCTGGAGGCCAGCAGCGGGATTCTCCTGGCCCTGTGCGCCGTGGCCGCCCTGGTGTGGGCCAATTCTCCCTGGGCGCCCCTCTACACGGCCCTCTTTGATGCGCCCCTGGCCCTGGAGATAGCCGGGTTCCGGGGGGCCTTCACCTTTCGGGAGTTCGTCAACGATGGGTGGATGACGCTCTTCTTCTTCCTGGTGGGGATGGAGATCAAGCGCGAGCTGTCCGCGGGGGAGCTGCGCACCCCGGCGCGGGCGCTGCTGCCGCTGATCGCCGCGCTGGGCGGCATGGTGGTGCCCGCCCTCCTTTATATGGCCTTCAACGCGGGGACCCCGGCGGCCGGGGGGTGGGCCATTCCCATGGCCACGGACATCGCGTTCTCCATCGGGTGCCTGACGCTGCTCAAGGGCCGGGTGTCCCACCCGTTGGTGGTGTTCCTCACGGCGCTGGCCATCTTCGATGACATCGGCGGCATCCTCGTCATCGCCTTCTTCTATGGCACGGGCGTCCACGCGGAGGGGTTGGTGGCCGCAGGGGGCGTGGCCCTGCTGCTGGGGGTGTGCAACCGCTTCTATGTGCGCAATGGGCTGGTGTACGCGGTGCTGGGCGCGGCGCTCTGGTACACGATGCACCACGGGGGGGTGCATGCCACCCTGTCCGGCGTGGTGCTGGGCATGTTCATCCCGGCGCGTCCCACCCGGCCCGGGCGGGAGGTGCTCCGCGAACTGGCCACCTACGTCACCCGGTGTGTGGAGGCGCCCGAGGACGAGTCCGTCCGCGGCGCCCAGTTGCTGGCCATCGAGGAGCAGTTGGAGGACATCGAGCCGCCGCTCAACCGCTTCGTCCACCTGTGGCACGGCTACGTCGGCTACGCGATCATCCCGCTGTTCGCGCTGGCCAATTCGGGCATCTCGCTCGCGGGCATGTCGCTCGCGGACCTGGGGCGGCCCCTGCCGCTGGGCATCATCGTGGGGCTGTTCGTGGGCAAGCAGCTCGGCATCTTCCTGTTCACGTGGGGGGCAGTGAAGGCGAAGGTGTCCCCCATGCCGGGAGGAGCGCCCCTCTCCCAGTTGCACGGGGTGGCCGTGGTGGCCGGCATTGGTTTCACGGTGGCGCTCTTCGTGGCCAACCTGGCGTTCGCGGGGAAGGAAGCGCTGCTGACGGAGGCCAAGCTGGGCATCCTCCTGGGCTCCTTGCTGTCGGCGGTGGTGGGCTACGGGTTGCTGCGCTTTGGCCGCCGGGGCCCGCCCGCGCCGACCGTGAGCTAA
- a CDS encoding serine hydrolase: MLKTHTPGLSVAIVRKGQTLLARGHGLADIATGRPVTADTAFHVASVSKTVTGTAMMMLFQDAKPYDASGNAPVALPPVGYPDWPSGLLRTSARDFARFLAVYTIRGTLDGRVYLAISAVTTSPRIPAAIPACRP, from the coding sequence ATGCTGAAGACTCACACGCCCGGCCTGTCCGTCGCCATCGTCCGCAAAGGCCAAACGCTGCTGGCGCGCGGCCATGGGCTGGCCGATATCGCCACCGGCCGCCCGGTGACCGCCGACACCGCCTTTCATGTCGCTTCGGTCAGCAAGACGGTCACCGGCACGGCGATGATGATGCTGTTTCAAGACGCCAAGCCTTACGATGCCTCGGGCAACGCGCCGGTGGCCCTTCCGCCGGTGGGTTATCCCGACTGGCCCTCTGGCTTGTTGCGCACCTCGGCGCGCGATTTCGCCCGCTTCCTCGCCGTCTATACGATACGGGGGACGCTGGACGGCCGTGTCTACCTCGCGATTTCGGCGGTTACCACGTCGCCGCGCATACCGGCAGCGATCCCGGCGTGTCGGCCGTGA
- a CDS encoding ABC1 kinase family protein gives MILQDLNRVRQIAVIAAKHGFGELTDGAGLWRMLGRKEKVEVSPEAQRASTARRFRMLLSDLGPTFVKLGQILSTRGDLLPAEYIEELAMLQDQVDPIPLEQVYAQIRESLGRDVPELFAKIEPVPLAAASIAQVHRAVTLTGDEVVVKVQRPGISERIDSDLTVLRSLARLLEAVVEETGVYTPTGIIDEFDRAIHEELDFINEASNIRAFLANHAERPYLKIPRVYEELSSRRVLTLEFISGVKISQAQLEQADREVLARHLLDGSFRQLFEDGLFHGDPHPGNLLVLEGNRLALLDFGVVGRLTKPMQETLVMLCLAVALKDSDSVARLLYRVGVADSRANLAGFRNDIEAILGQHLPTTLGEVDAQTLVRDLLDLAVKYRIRIPKEYALLSRASISMEGMLRSLYPEMNILEVALPYAKELLAGRYDPSQLQGGLMRTLLRFQSLATDLPTQLSQILLDLESGKFSVTVRAEQFDRLNENLRSAAVIAFVGLCACGFIVGTFIAFAQKPWMYGNTPVLGIIGVAMSAAFFGAVFTWYLFGGRIRKVSVSRWLKKRK, from the coding sequence GTGATTCTCCAGGACCTGAACCGAGTGCGTCAGATCGCCGTCATCGCCGCCAAGCACGGCTTTGGCGAGCTCACCGATGGTGCGGGCCTGTGGCGCATGCTGGGGCGCAAGGAGAAGGTGGAAGTCTCTCCGGAAGCCCAGCGGGCCTCCACGGCGCGGCGCTTCCGGATGCTGCTGAGCGACCTGGGGCCGACCTTCGTCAAGCTGGGGCAGATCCTCTCCACGCGCGGAGACCTGTTGCCGGCCGAGTACATCGAAGAGCTGGCGATGTTGCAGGACCAGGTGGACCCCATCCCCCTGGAGCAGGTGTACGCGCAGATCCGCGAGTCGCTGGGCCGCGACGTGCCGGAGCTGTTCGCGAAGATCGAGCCCGTGCCCCTGGCGGCCGCGTCGATTGCCCAGGTGCACCGGGCGGTGACGCTGACGGGGGACGAGGTGGTGGTGAAGGTGCAGCGGCCGGGGATCTCCGAGCGGATCGACTCGGATCTGACGGTGCTGCGCTCGTTGGCGCGGCTCCTGGAGGCGGTGGTCGAGGAGACGGGCGTGTACACGCCCACGGGCATCATCGACGAGTTCGACCGGGCCATCCACGAGGAGCTGGACTTCATCAACGAGGCCTCGAACATCCGGGCTTTCCTGGCCAACCACGCGGAACGGCCGTACCTGAAGATTCCCCGGGTCTACGAGGAGCTGTCGAGCCGCCGGGTGCTGACGCTGGAGTTCATCTCCGGGGTGAAGATCAGCCAGGCCCAGCTCGAGCAGGCGGACCGGGAGGTGCTGGCCCGGCACCTGCTGGATGGGAGCTTCCGCCAGCTCTTCGAGGACGGGCTGTTCCATGGAGACCCGCACCCGGGAAACCTCCTGGTGCTGGAGGGCAACCGGCTGGCGCTCCTGGACTTCGGGGTGGTGGGACGGCTCACCAAGCCAATGCAGGAGACGCTGGTGATGCTGTGCCTGGCGGTGGCGCTGAAGGACAGCGACTCGGTGGCGCGGCTGCTCTACCGGGTGGGGGTGGCGGACTCGCGGGCGAACCTGGCGGGGTTCCGCAACGACATCGAGGCCATCCTGGGACAGCACCTGCCCACGACGCTGGGCGAGGTGGACGCGCAGACGCTGGTGAGGGACTTGCTGGACCTGGCGGTGAAGTACCGCATCCGGATTCCCAAGGAGTACGCGCTGCTGAGCCGGGCCTCCATCTCGATGGAGGGGATGCTCCGAAGCCTCTACCCGGAGATGAACATCCTGGAGGTCGCCCTGCCCTACGCGAAGGAGCTGCTGGCGGGCCGGTATGACCCGAGCCAGCTCCAGGGCGGGCTGATGCGCACGCTCCTGCGCTTCCAGTCGCTGGCGACGGATCTGCCCACGCAGCTGTCGCAGATTTTGTTGGATCTGGAGTCGGGCAAGTTCAGCGTGACGGTGAGGGCCGAGCAGTTCGACCGGCTGAACGAGAACCTGAGGAGCGCGGCGGTCATCGCATTCGTGGGGCTGTGCGCGTGCGGGTTCATCGTAGGGACGTTCATCGCGTTCGCGCAGAAGCCGTGGATGTACGGCAACACGCCGGTGCTGGGCATCATCGGGGTGGCGATGTCGGCGGCGTTCTTCGGCGCGGTGTTCACCTGGTACCTGTTCGGAGGCCGGATCCGGAAGGTGAGCGTGAGCCGCTGGCTCAAGAAGCGCAAGTAG
- a CDS encoding glutathione S-transferase family protein, with product MTITITAFERSPDRGRGLARDMRVRWALEEVGQPYDVRLLSFDAMKEPAHKALHPFGQIPTYEEGELALFESGAIVFHIAERHAGLLPEDANGRARAIAWMFAALNTVEPPIFDRSLVMILERDQPWYERRLRALDDSIRKRLDDLSARLGDADWLDGAFSAADILMVTVLRRLQGSGILEGYPNLAAYIARAEARPAYKRAFAAQLAVFNAAPPTG from the coding sequence ATGACCATCACCATCACCGCCTTTGAGCGCTCGCCCGATCGCGGCAGGGGACTGGCGCGGGACATGCGGGTGCGCTGGGCGCTGGAAGAGGTGGGCCAGCCCTACGACGTCCGTCTGCTGTCGTTCGATGCGATGAAGGAGCCCGCGCACAAGGCGCTGCATCCGTTCGGTCAGATCCCGACCTATGAGGAGGGCGAGCTCGCCCTGTTCGAGTCCGGCGCGATCGTCTTCCACATCGCGGAGCGCCATGCCGGCCTGCTGCCGGAAGATGCGAATGGCCGCGCCCGTGCGATCGCATGGATGTTCGCGGCGCTCAACACGGTCGAGCCGCCGATCTTCGACCGCAGTCTGGTGATGATTCTCGAGCGCGACCAGCCCTGGTACGAGCGTCGCCTGCGCGCGCTGGACGACAGCATCCGGAAACGGTTGGACGATCTCTCCGCGCGCCTCGGCGACGCCGACTGGCTCGACGGAGCCTTCAGCGCGGCCGACATTCTCATGGTGACGGTCCTGCGCAGGCTGCAAGGATCGGGCATTCTGGAGGGGTATCCGAACCTCGCCGCCTATATCGCTCGCGCCGAAGCGCGCCCGGCCTACAAGCGTGCGTTTGCTGCACAACTGGCGGTATTCAACGCCGCCCCTCCGACCGGGTGA
- a CDS encoding imm11 family protein, whose translation MAQRFFDLSDDLYIPRRWYLATPIDSQGRKVQDWDFKRGTPVPVEGRLTIPIKRAGRPLDFSWAGLSIPIVHVKVASMLSERAPGEIQLIPADIEGQPDQYLILVATRLIRCIDEKASEVSFWTPEHGVPDKVGQYMGVDRLRIDKMKVGNAQVFRPEGWPSTLIVSEEIKGALERVGATGTRFEEV comes from the coding sequence ATGGCCCAGCGCTTCTTCGACCTTTCCGATGATCTCTATATTCCTCGCCGCTGGTACTTGGCCACTCCCATCGACAGCCAAGGCCGTAAAGTCCAGGACTGGGACTTCAAGAGAGGAACCCCCGTGCCCGTGGAGGGCCGCTTGACCATCCCCATCAAAAGAGCAGGCAGGCCGTTGGACTTCTCTTGGGCGGGATTGAGCATCCCCATCGTTCACGTCAAGGTGGCTTCCATGCTGTCAGAGCGGGCCCCTGGCGAGATACAGCTCATCCCCGCCGATATCGAGGGCCAACCGGATCAGTACCTCATCCTCGTGGCAACGCGCCTCATCCGCTGTATCGACGAAAAGGCGTCCGAGGTGAGTTTTTGGACGCCAGAGCATGGAGTTCCCGACAAGGTCGGGCAGTACATGGGTGTGGATCGCCTGCGCATTGACAAGATGAAAGTGGGGAACGCCCAGGTCTTCCGCCCTGAAGGGTGGCCGAGCACGCTGATTGTCTCGGAGGAAATCAAGGGCGCATTGGAGCGCGTGGGCGCTACGGGCACAAGATTCGAGGAGGTCTAA
- a CDS encoding serine/threonine-protein kinase: protein MGKKNPLLEVDPLCLPMGMRVGPWRIQGWRGRGAYGTLYRVERQGHEGSGSFALKLAIAPEDPRFEREALLLSRIQSPHVPRLLEQGVWEHPSGAHPYLVMEWVEGESLYAWAARRNPTSRQVAKLLAQVARALEATHAAGGTHRDVKGDNVLVCPRNERVFLTDFGAGHFRGAGTLTSKLLPPGTPAYRSPEAWAFLRVFRRHPTAHYPASACDDLFALGVMAYRLVTDEYPPSTFPDDPKAKVWREDGPGPQHPRSLNPNVSPVLETIILRLLSTAPADRFNGTTREAAMTLEQAAQNSEPELDTPLFFVGQAHCPRWRTPGDLRRAAEMDAAARKGEREQNDKSVRAVARRSRARPHVSTRIWAIGGAVICTSVGLMLASESWRLEKQQLPDSHQGVNAREGERVAVGNSVMFVAHSSNPQGDPVSTLGLPLPEKPFPGQRKPPCEPRFETAIRGACWVGLKMKPPCGNNAFDWEGECYIPSANAPRQPTSNPQERR, encoded by the coding sequence GTGGGAAAGAAGAACCCCTTGTTGGAAGTGGACCCGCTCTGCCTTCCCATGGGGATGAGGGTAGGGCCCTGGAGGATCCAGGGGTGGAGGGGCCGGGGCGCCTACGGGACGCTCTACCGGGTGGAGCGACAAGGCCACGAGGGCTCCGGCTCCTTCGCCCTCAAGCTGGCCATCGCTCCGGAAGACCCGCGTTTCGAGCGGGAAGCCCTGCTGCTCTCGCGCATCCAGAGTCCTCACGTCCCACGACTCCTGGAGCAGGGCGTGTGGGAGCATCCCTCCGGAGCCCATCCCTACCTGGTGATGGAGTGGGTGGAAGGCGAGTCCCTGTATGCTTGGGCCGCCCGGCGCAACCCCACCTCTCGCCAGGTGGCGAAGCTGCTGGCCCAGGTGGCGCGAGCCCTGGAAGCCACCCACGCTGCTGGGGGGACACACCGCGACGTCAAGGGGGACAACGTGCTCGTGTGCCCAAGGAATGAGCGGGTCTTCCTCACCGATTTCGGCGCCGGACACTTCCGGGGAGCGGGGACCCTCACCTCGAAGCTGCTTCCGCCAGGTACCCCCGCGTACCGAAGTCCCGAAGCGTGGGCTTTCCTGCGGGTGTTCCGCCGACACCCCACGGCGCATTACCCAGCCAGCGCGTGTGATGATCTCTTCGCGTTGGGGGTGATGGCCTACCGGTTGGTGACGGACGAGTACCCACCGTCGACCTTCCCGGATGACCCCAAGGCCAAGGTCTGGCGGGAGGATGGACCGGGGCCGCAACACCCGCGCAGCCTCAACCCCAACGTCAGCCCAGTTCTGGAAACCATTATCCTGAGATTGCTGTCCACCGCTCCTGCCGATCGATTCAACGGAACAACTCGAGAGGCTGCGATGACCCTGGAACAGGCTGCGCAGAACTCAGAACCCGAGTTGGATACCCCGCTGTTCTTTGTGGGGCAGGCACACTGCCCCCGTTGGCGAACTCCTGGAGACTTACGTCGCGCTGCCGAAATGGACGCGGCAGCCAGGAAAGGCGAGCGCGAGCAGAACGACAAATCGGTTCGAGCCGTAGCGAGGCGCTCGCGTGCGAGGCCCCATGTCTCCACAAGAATCTGGGCAATAGGAGGCGCAGTGATCTGCACGAGTGTAGGGCTAATGCTCGCGTCCGAGTCTTGGCGCCTAGAAAAACAGCAACTGCCGGACAGTCACCAAGGTGTGAACGCCCGCGAAGGAGAAAGAGTGGCAGTGGGTAACAGCGTGATGTTTGTTGCCCATTCATCCAACCCCCAAGGCGATCCAGTATCCACCTTGGGTTTGCCGCTGCCTGAAAAGCCTTTTCCTGGCCAGCGCAAGCCCCCTTGCGAGCCTCGTTTCGAAACAGCTATCCGGGGAGCCTGCTGGGTGGGACTCAAGATGAAACCACCCTGTGGGAACAATGCATTTGATTGGGAAGGTGAATGTTACATCCCTTCGGCCAATGCTCCCCGACAGCCCACCTCGAATCCACAAGAGCGAAGGTGA